From the genome of Acidobacteriota bacterium, one region includes:
- a CDS encoding DUF4416 family protein, whose amino-acid sequence MAVPQPFQPVLLICGIISGDDVLFRRAEDGLVESFDAVDLTGPAIPFDLTEYYAEEMGTGLRRKFLSFDRLIAPQDLSGIKIRTNALEEALRDNSGGSRRPVNIDPGYLTSAALIMATAKNFAHRIPLDKGIYAHLEFLFGKHGIRTLDWTYPDFRRPDHHAFFQEARKRYLNRIRAPEL is encoded by the coding sequence ATGGCCGTTCCCCAACCGTTTCAGCCGGTTTTGCTCATCTGCGGAATCATCTCGGGGGATGATGTTCTTTTCCGGAGGGCGGAAGACGGGCTCGTCGAGTCCTTCGACGCCGTCGACCTGACCGGCCCGGCGATCCCGTTTGATCTCACCGAATACTATGCCGAAGAAATGGGAACCGGGTTGCGACGGAAATTCCTTTCCTTCGATAGACTGATCGCGCCCCAGGATTTGAGCGGGATCAAGATCAGAACAAACGCTCTGGAGGAAGCTCTGAGGGATAATAGCGGGGGATCCCGCCGTCCGGTCAACATCGATCCCGGATATCTCACATCCGCGGCCTTGATCATGGCCACGGCCAAGAATTTCGCCCACCGCATCCCTCTCGACAAGGGCATTTATGCCCACCTCGAATTCCTTTTCGGAAAACACGGCATCCGGACGCTGGACTGGACCTATCCGGATTTCCGCCGGCCCGACCACCACGCGTTCTTCCAGGAAGCGAGGAAGCGCTACCTGAACCGGATTCGCGCTCCGGAACTTTAG
- a CDS encoding dihydropteroate synthase — protein MIIIGERLNSTRSSVRKAFESRDRTFFESTAGDQVRAGASYIDLNAAALIETEVEAMAWAVPLVQAAADVPLAIDSPNPEALEAGLKAHRGRAVLNSLTGESRRLQAVLPLVREYRPLVIVLSLDDGGLPDSPEAALAAAGRTIEVLAANGCGAGDILVDPLVRPVGADPAAGKLFLDSLALIKKHLPEVRTIAGLSNVSFGLPHRRLVNRTLLILAAQAGLDAVICDPLDRDLMASLAAGQALLGRDPDLAGYLKAARRLPK, from the coding sequence GTGATCATTATCGGGGAAAGGCTCAATTCCACCCGGAGTTCCGTACGCAAGGCTTTCGAGAGCCGGGACCGGACCTTCTTCGAATCGACGGCCGGAGATCAGGTGCGGGCGGGCGCATCCTACATCGACCTCAATGCCGCAGCGCTCATTGAGACGGAAGTCGAAGCCATGGCCTGGGCCGTGCCCTTGGTTCAGGCGGCCGCAGACGTTCCTCTGGCCATCGACAGCCCCAACCCCGAGGCCCTGGAAGCCGGGCTCAAAGCCCATCGCGGACGGGCCGTTCTCAACTCGTTGACCGGAGAATCCCGCCGGCTGCAGGCGGTTTTGCCTCTCGTCCGGGAATACCGGCCGCTCGTCATTGTTCTTTCTCTCGATGACGGCGGTCTCCCCGATTCCCCTGAAGCCGCGTTGGCGGCGGCCGGGCGGACCATCGAAGTCTTGGCCGCGAACGGCTGCGGCGCCGGAGATATTCTGGTCGATCCTCTGGTCAGGCCCGTCGGAGCGGATCCGGCGGCCGGAAAGCTTTTTCTCGACAGTTTAGCTTTGATTAAAAAACACCTCCCGGAAGTCCGGACGATCGCAGGATTGAGCAACGTGTCCTTCGGTCTCCCCCACCGCCGTCTTGTCAACAGGACCCTTCTCATTCTTGCCGCTCAGGCGGGGTTGGACGCCGTGATCTGCGATCCTCTCGATAGAGATCTCATGGCGTCTCTGGCCGCGGGACAAGCCCTGCTCGGGCGGGATCCCGATCTCGCGGGCTATCTGAAAGCGGCCCGGCGCCTTCCCAAGTGA
- a CDS encoding cysteine desulfurase family protein produces the protein MVYLDNNATTPVDPAVAEVMSHFLRDHFGNPSSLYPIGRAVRDRITEARERIARYIGAQRSEIVFTGSGTESDNAAIFGIVNARPEKNAVVVSASEHPAVLEAARYLEKKGLDVSYVPVDAAGTVDLDFLRDSLTPRTALVSIMHANNEIGTIQPLEEIVKIAHDKDIPVHTDAVQTFGKMDVDVEKLSVDLLTISAHKVYGPKGVGALFVRKGTVIHPYLHGGHQERGMRAGTENTAGIIGFGEAVRLLEDRGRKDRSRLEKLAETLKKGIESGIPNVRFNGHPERRIKSTLNFAFPGLESEAILLALATKDICVSTGSACSEDSEEASHVLMAIGLKPEIARSCIRISLGRFTTEEDVAAMLRELPEIVAKFRSISSFSADD, from the coding sequence ATGGTTTACCTGGACAATAATGCGACGACACCCGTGGACCCGGCTGTTGCCGAGGTCATGTCCCATTTCCTCAGGGACCATTTCGGCAATCCCTCGTCCCTGTATCCGATCGGACGCGCCGTAAGAGACAGGATCACGGAAGCCCGGGAACGCATCGCCCGTTATATCGGCGCCCAAAGATCGGAGATCGTCTTCACGGGTTCGGGAACAGAGTCCGACAACGCCGCGATCTTTGGGATCGTCAACGCCCGGCCGGAAAAAAATGCCGTTGTCGTTTCGGCCAGTGAACATCCGGCCGTTTTGGAAGCGGCCCGGTACCTGGAAAAGAAAGGTCTGGATGTCTCCTATGTGCCGGTGGACGCCGCCGGAACGGTCGACCTGGATTTTCTGCGGGATTCCCTGACGCCGCGCACGGCCCTTGTCTCGATCATGCATGCCAACAACGAAATCGGCACGATTCAGCCGCTCGAAGAAATTGTGAAAATCGCCCATGACAAAGACATCCCGGTGCACACCGATGCCGTGCAGACCTTCGGCAAAATGGATGTCGACGTCGAGAAGCTGAGCGTCGATCTTCTGACGATCTCGGCCCATAAAGTCTACGGACCGAAAGGCGTCGGCGCATTGTTTGTCCGCAAAGGCACCGTCATCCATCCCTATCTCCACGGCGGACATCAGGAACGCGGCATGAGAGCCGGGACGGAAAATACGGCCGGAATCATCGGTTTCGGCGAAGCCGTCCGTCTTCTCGAAGACAGAGGCCGGAAAGACCGTTCCCGGCTGGAAAAATTGGCCGAGACCCTGAAAAAGGGAATTGAATCGGGGATTCCGAATGTCCGTTTCAACGGCCATCCGGAGCGTCGGATCAAAAGCACGCTGAATTTCGCCTTTCCCGGCCTCGAATCTGAAGCCATTCTTCTGGCCCTGGCTACCAAGGACATCTGCGTCTCCACGGGGTCGGCCTGCAGCGAAGACTCCGAAGAGGCGTCCCACGTTCTTATGGCCATCGGACTCAAACCGGAGATCGCCCGGTCCTGCATCCGCATCTCGCTCGGCCGTTTCACGACCGAAGAGGACGTCGCGGCCATGCTTCGGGAATTGCCGGAAATCGTGGCCAAGTTCCGGAGCATTTCCTCCTTCAGCGCGGACGATTGA
- a CDS encoding hydroxyacid dehydrogenase: MTRILIADSLDKEALANLQAVPGFEVVVKTGMDEAELVRTIPGFHAAVVRSATRITKPVIDAADSLKLIVRAGIGLDNIDVAAAKAKGIAVANTPAATSITVAEHTFGLMLGAVRHHGPANFSMKQHKWEKKAFSGTELYGKTLGIIGCGRIGLEVARRALAFGMTVLAFDVIEIKTDLAVEQVPLDDVLARADLLTLHVPKLKQPLIGEAEFNKMKDGVIVVNVARGGVVDEKALLEALNSGKVRAAALDVFEKEPPEDFTLIDHPRVTAVPHIGAAAAEGQKRAGLEVASIIIRELGG; the protein is encoded by the coding sequence ATGACTCGCATTCTGATCGCCGATTCGCTCGACAAGGAAGCTCTGGCCAATCTCCAGGCCGTTCCCGGTTTCGAAGTCGTGGTCAAGACGGGCATGGATGAAGCCGAACTCGTGCGCACCATCCCCGGTTTTCATGCCGCGGTCGTCCGAAGCGCAACCCGGATCACCAAGCCGGTCATCGACGCCGCCGACTCGCTCAAATTGATCGTCCGGGCCGGAATCGGACTCGATAACATCGATGTCGCCGCGGCCAAGGCCAAAGGCATCGCCGTCGCCAATACGCCCGCCGCCACATCCATCACGGTGGCCGAGCACACGTTCGGTCTGATGCTGGGCGCCGTCCGGCACCACGGTCCGGCCAATTTTTCCATGAAGCAGCACAAATGGGAGAAGAAGGCCTTTTCGGGAACCGAGCTCTACGGAAAGACCCTGGGGATCATCGGCTGCGGACGCATCGGCCTGGAAGTCGCCCGGCGCGCCCTGGCCTTCGGCATGACCGTCCTGGCCTTTGACGTGATCGAGATCAAAACCGATCTCGCCGTCGAGCAGGTGCCTCTGGACGACGTGTTGGCTCGGGCCGATCTCCTCACCCTTCATGTGCCCAAACTGAAACAGCCCCTGATCGGGGAAGCCGAGTTCAACAAAATGAAAGATGGCGTCATCGTCGTCAATGTGGCCCGGGGCGGCGTCGTGGACGAAAAAGCGCTTCTGGAGGCGCTGAACTCCGGAAAAGTCCGGGCCGCGGCCCTGGACGTTTTTGAAAAGGAACCGCCGGAAGACTTCACCCTCATCGATCATCCCCGGGTTACGGCCGTGCCCCATATCGGAGCGGCTGCGGCGGAGGGTCAGAAAAGGGCCGGTCTGGAGGTTGCTTCGATCATCATCCGGGAGCTCGGCGGATAA
- a CDS encoding alanine--glyoxylate aminotransferase family protein — translation MIKKYYLLSPGPTPVPDRALSAAAEPIIHHRTPEFSALFMEVTEGIQYVFGTKEDVYVLTSSGSGAMETAVINLLSPGDKAISISGGKFGERWGNICRAFGVDVHEIVLEWGSDFTKDQLAAELKAHPGVKAVFSSLSETSSGAVFDIQGYGEVVSGTDAVLVVDGISGTGATPCPMDEWKVDVMVSGSQKSFMIPPGLAYIAFSKKAWKFVETSKLPKFYFDIKKYRKNLEKKTTPWTPAISLIIQQKHALDIIKGMGLDQLFAHHRLLGDATRAGIQALGLELLSEKPGNILTAVKVPDGVDGVKLVKVMQSKYMAYIAGAQDPNKGKFFRIAHLGYMGGFDVVTALSALEMTLDDLGYKVEYGASARAAQTVLKEGWQ, via the coding sequence ATGATTAAAAAATACTACCTTCTCTCTCCCGGGCCCACTCCTGTTCCGGACCGCGCCCTATCGGCCGCGGCCGAGCCCATCATCCACCACAGAACGCCGGAATTCTCGGCTCTCTTTATGGAAGTGACCGAGGGCATCCAGTACGTCTTCGGCACGAAAGAGGACGTCTATGTTCTGACATCCTCCGGTTCCGGGGCCATGGAAACGGCGGTCATCAACCTCCTCAGTCCCGGAGACAAAGCCATCTCCATCAGCGGCGGAAAATTCGGCGAGCGCTGGGGCAACATCTGCCGCGCCTTCGGCGTCGACGTCCATGAGATCGTCCTCGAATGGGGGAGCGATTTCACCAAGGATCAGCTTGCCGCCGAACTCAAAGCTCATCCCGGCGTCAAGGCCGTTTTCAGCTCTCTATCGGAAACCTCCTCCGGAGCCGTGTTCGATATTCAGGGATATGGCGAGGTCGTGTCCGGAACGGATGCCGTCCTTGTCGTCGACGGTATTTCCGGAACCGGAGCCACGCCCTGTCCGATGGACGAGTGGAAGGTCGATGTCATGGTTTCCGGCTCCCAGAAGTCCTTCATGATTCCGCCCGGGCTGGCCTATATCGCCTTCAGCAAGAAAGCCTGGAAGTTTGTGGAAACCTCGAAGCTCCCCAAGTTCTACTTCGACATTAAGAAATACCGCAAGAATCTGGAAAAGAAAACCACGCCCTGGACTCCGGCCATTTCCCTGATCATCCAGCAGAAACACGCCCTGGACATCATCAAGGGCATGGGGCTGGACCAGCTCTTCGCCCATCACCGTCTTTTGGGAGACGCCACCCGGGCCGGGATTCAAGCCCTCGGCTTGGAACTTCTGTCGGAGAAACCGGGGAATATCCTCACGGCCGTCAAGGTTCCGGACGGCGTCGACGGCGTCAAGCTCGTCAAGGTCATGCAGTCCAAGTATATGGCCTATATCGCCGGGGCTCAGGATCCCAACAAAGGAAAGTTCTTCAGGATCGCCCATCTCGGCTACATGGGCGGATTCGATGTCGTGACGGCCCTTTCCGCCCTGGAAATGACGTTGGACGACCTCGGATACAAGGTGGAATACGGCGCCTCGGCCAGGGCCGCACAGACCGTTCTCAAGGAGGGTTGGCAATGA
- a CDS encoding M20 family metallopeptidase, with amino-acid sequence MDFHLYFKSRQGDMVHILKKMVALESPTGDKKAVDACSAFAVKELKRCGGRGVSYPQKHIGDLHLIEFAGATARKDKKPLLVLTHIDTVWPVGKSARMPFYISGDKIHGPGVLDMKAGLVMAVSALGALRNLNLSPSQTIWILINSAEETGDPDAHAVIRKLARKASAVLCLEPAVPGGALKMERKGRLVARLDVQGRTAHAGSPEKGINAVEELMHQLFRLRKLRTQGTTMNIGCAGGGDKANIVAGEAWAVLDFRFWKTRDKERIVETLKNLRPVLRRSKTKVSFESTTPPMEKTPGSLALLKRARKIAGEIGLTLKAGKSGGGSDASIAAELGLPTLDGLGPDGDGIHAEHEHLLLSSLVERTALLTELFLKL; translated from the coding sequence ATGGATTTCCATCTCTACTTCAAGTCCCGCCAGGGAGACATGGTTCACATCCTGAAAAAAATGGTGGCGCTGGAATCCCCCACCGGCGATAAAAAGGCCGTGGACGCATGTTCCGCCTTCGCTGTGAAAGAACTTAAAAGATGCGGCGGGCGCGGCGTCTCTTATCCTCAGAAACACATCGGCGACCTCCATCTGATCGAGTTTGCGGGCGCGACGGCCCGGAAGGACAAGAAACCTCTCCTCGTCCTGACACATATCGACACGGTCTGGCCCGTCGGAAAATCCGCCCGCATGCCGTTTTATATTTCCGGCGACAAGATCCACGGGCCCGGCGTTCTGGACATGAAAGCCGGGTTGGTCATGGCCGTCTCCGCTCTCGGGGCTCTGCGCAATCTCAATCTGAGTCCATCCCAAACCATTTGGATTCTCATCAACTCCGCCGAGGAAACCGGGGACCCCGACGCCCATGCCGTGATTCGAAAACTGGCCCGTAAGGCCTCGGCCGTACTTTGCCTTGAGCCTGCCGTTCCCGGCGGCGCATTGAAAATGGAACGGAAAGGCCGTCTTGTGGCCCGGCTCGATGTCCAGGGGCGAACCGCCCACGCCGGATCTCCGGAAAAAGGCATCAACGCCGTCGAAGAGCTGATGCATCAACTTTTCCGGCTCAGAAAACTGCGGACTCAGGGGACAACGATGAACATCGGCTGTGCCGGTGGTGGGGATAAAGCCAACATCGTGGCCGGAGAAGCTTGGGCCGTGCTCGATTTCCGATTCTGGAAAACCCGGGACAAGGAGCGGATCGTCGAGACCCTGAAAAACCTCCGCCCCGTTCTCCGTCGTTCGAAAACCAAGGTTTCCTTCGAAAGCACAACCCCGCCCATGGAAAAAACTCCCGGATCCCTCGCTCTTCTCAAGCGGGCACGAAAGATCGCCGGCGAAATCGGCCTGACGCTCAAGGCCGGCAAGTCGGGAGGCGGTTCGGATGCCTCGATCGCCGCCGAGCTCGGCCTTCCCACTCTGGACGGTCTCGGACCGGACGGAGACGGCATCCATGCCGAACACGAACACCTGCTTCTGTCCTCGCTCGTCGAGCGGACCGCCCTGCTGACCGAGCTATTTCTTAAACTTTAG
- a CDS encoding trehalase family glycosidase, producing the protein MKKIPALCAVAAAILLIVRIGAPGEVFYPWQSVRIGALDPEAWAGLAFVTDNDSGFAFGIKLEKSGRSVEKRDLFYLVSEVGPHSPDGQYSRIRLDTGLPFDMGRDTPILIKPSSAETALILEWSRRDENTIVGRLRCPAGITVSLEHYFPWHFSGEYGILPDGRVRGRSAGPTEPRIYQLWTDSLGRAAVDKDKSTLSLSFPIEKRQDIYFVAGVGDSDDAVSNRSYRYKNRRTIDTLLAEEEGAYARKRVTVEGLHQGVAAAATHTVFWSVLYQTERGGGLHAPCGRDGFWDRERLMSETDGLANHDGFLNALTLSVESSRHALDTVRSLLDTQYPNGMIPSRQDAGSGTPDRSQPPLGSFVVLKLFQKLGDREFLEYAYPRLEKWHAFWKSPRPGALGPRRDGNRDGLLEWGADLENVPRTAPDIEKQLSGKRRAMLESGQDNLANWDEASFNESTGTLTMNSLDLNCLYALDAWCLAQIASQLDKPRDYERYLAEYEALRELINTHMWNEKEGFYFDRHWDGRFSAAQAASNFYPLLARIPDERRALRLLRHLLDPKKFWGDYALPTLSRDNPAFKPDDQQPWRGAIQPMTNYLVYQGLKAYGFDAVASEFAAKSSALLLRAWDSFQIAPEYFDSLTGEAGGRRHRSGAALLALMAIEEYLDFTPWEGFRFGILEPQKTGRLTRIAVQGRHYQVDVSRSRTLLREEGREILNANGPAVFRRFLYDEREVSFSVKSLSDIRIRLSLPGRGKYQILVDGSELEIFRGRSVRFRVPRGDHAVDILLLEKDE; encoded by the coding sequence ATGAAGAAGATCCCGGCGCTATGTGCCGTTGCGGCCGCAATCCTTCTGATCGTCAGGATCGGAGCGCCGGGCGAAGTCTTTTATCCCTGGCAAAGCGTTCGGATCGGAGCCCTGGATCCCGAGGCTTGGGCCGGCCTGGCCTTTGTCACGGACAATGATTCCGGTTTCGCTTTTGGAATCAAACTGGAGAAATCCGGCCGTTCGGTCGAAAAACGGGATCTGTTTTACCTCGTCTCCGAAGTCGGACCTCATTCTCCGGACGGTCAATACAGCCGTATCCGTTTGGACACGGGGCTTCCTTTCGATATGGGCCGGGACACCCCGATCCTTATCAAACCCTCATCTGCGGAAACAGCCCTGATCCTGGAATGGAGCCGGCGGGATGAGAACACCATTGTGGGTCGACTTCGCTGTCCGGCCGGCATCACGGTGTCTCTGGAACATTATTTCCCCTGGCATTTTTCCGGGGAATACGGGATTCTGCCCGACGGGCGGGTGAGAGGCCGAAGCGCCGGACCCACGGAACCGCGAATCTATCAGCTCTGGACCGACAGTTTGGGCCGGGCGGCGGTCGATAAGGACAAGTCGACCCTGTCCCTGTCTTTTCCCATTGAAAAACGGCAGGACATCTATTTCGTGGCGGGAGTCGGCGACAGCGACGACGCCGTATCCAACCGGTCCTATCGCTACAAGAACAGAAGAACGATCGACACGCTTCTGGCCGAAGAGGAGGGCGCTTATGCCCGAAAGCGCGTGACCGTCGAAGGGCTTCACCAGGGAGTCGCGGCCGCCGCGACTCATACGGTTTTCTGGTCCGTTCTCTACCAAACCGAACGGGGAGGCGGTCTTCATGCTCCTTGCGGCAGAGATGGGTTTTGGGACAGGGAACGACTGATGTCGGAAACGGACGGCCTGGCAAATCATGACGGGTTCCTCAACGCTCTGACTCTTTCCGTGGAAAGCTCCCGCCATGCGCTGGACACCGTCCGGAGTTTGCTTGATACCCAATATCCCAACGGTATGATCCCCAGCCGGCAGGACGCCGGCAGCGGCACGCCCGACCGATCTCAACCGCCCCTCGGATCCTTTGTCGTCCTCAAGCTCTTCCAGAAGCTGGGGGACCGGGAGTTTTTGGAATACGCCTATCCCCGGCTCGAAAAATGGCACGCTTTCTGGAAATCACCCCGTCCGGGAGCCCTGGGGCCGCGCCGGGACGGAAACCGGGACGGACTTCTCGAGTGGGGAGCGGATTTGGAAAATGTCCCGCGGACGGCTCCGGATATCGAGAAACAGCTGTCCGGAAAGCGCCGGGCGATGTTGGAATCCGGACAAGACAATCTGGCCAACTGGGATGAGGCGTCTTTCAACGAAAGCACCGGGACACTGACCATGAACAGCCTGGACCTTAATTGTCTCTATGCCCTGGACGCCTGGTGCCTGGCTCAGATCGCCAGTCAACTCGACAAACCCCGGGATTACGAACGTTACCTGGCCGAATATGAAGCCCTCAGGGAGTTGATCAACACGCATATGTGGAACGAAAAAGAGGGTTTTTACTTCGACCGTCATTGGGACGGGCGTTTCTCGGCCGCCCAGGCCGCCTCGAACTTCTATCCTCTCCTGGCCCGCATTCCCGACGAACGCCGGGCCCTGCGTCTTCTCCGTCATCTTCTGGATCCGAAAAAGTTTTGGGGGGATTACGCCCTGCCGACCCTGTCCCGGGACAACCCGGCATTCAAGCCCGACGATCAACAGCCCTGGCGGGGAGCGATTCAACCCATGACCAACTATCTTGTCTATCAAGGTCTCAAAGCTTACGGTTTCGACGCCGTCGCCTCGGAATTCGCCGCAAAAAGCTCGGCCCTCCTGCTCAGGGCCTGGGACAGTTTCCAAATCGCTCCGGAATATTTCGACTCCCTGACCGGAGAAGCGGGCGGCCGGCGTCACCGCAGCGGAGCAGCCCTTCTGGCTCTTATGGCCATCGAGGAATATCTCGACTTCACTCCGTGGGAAGGCTTCCGGTTCGGGATTCTGGAGCCCCAAAAAACCGGACGCCTGACCCGAATCGCGGTCCAGGGACGCCACTATCAGGTGGATGTGTCAAGATCCCGAACCCTTCTTCGTGAGGAGGGCCGGGAAATTCTGAACGCCAACGGCCCGGCGGTTTTTCGAAGATTTCTCTATGATGAGCGGGAAGTCTCTTTTTCCGTCAAATCCCTGAGCGACATCCGCATCCGCCTGTCTCTTCCCGGAAGGGGCAAATACCAGATCCTCGTCGACGGCAGTGAATTGGAGATTTTCCGGGGTCGATCGGTTCGATTCCGGGTTCCCCGCGGAGATCATGCCGTAGACATTCTGCTTCTCGAAAAAGACGAATAG
- a CDS encoding N(4)-(beta-N-acetylglucosaminyl)-L-asparaginase: MAHYSRRDFFRTGAKIGALAAIGGHPVFGRTSDALSGPRVVASGNGLPATEKAMELLGAGRDVLDAVIAGVNIVENDPEDTSVGYGGLPNEDGVVELDASVLHGPTHNAGAVAALRNIKNPSIVARLVMERTDHALLVGEGALRFARAHGLPEENLLTERARKAWLRWKENLSDRDNWFPPKSERLEGALRDYVMTYGTINCLALDAGGDLAGVTTTSGLSYKIPGRVGDSPIVGAGLYVDNTIGAAGSTGRGEANMLNCGSFSVVRYMGEGLAPEAACMKALEDIVRTTQRQPNLLDEKKRPRFGLNFYALNKKGEFGAATIWSGARFAVHDGKDNRLRESAYLFKRS; encoded by the coding sequence ATGGCCCATTATTCCCGGAGGGATTTTTTTAGAACCGGAGCGAAGATCGGAGCCCTTGCGGCAATCGGCGGCCATCCGGTTTTCGGACGGACGTCCGATGCCTTGAGCGGCCCCCGGGTTGTGGCCAGCGGCAACGGCTTGCCTGCGACAGAAAAGGCCATGGAGTTATTGGGCGCCGGCCGAGATGTTCTGGATGCCGTCATCGCAGGTGTCAATATCGTTGAAAACGACCCGGAGGACACATCCGTGGGTTATGGCGGCCTGCCCAATGAAGACGGTGTCGTCGAACTCGATGCCTCGGTCCTGCACGGTCCGACCCACAACGCCGGAGCGGTGGCCGCCCTTCGCAACATCAAGAATCCGTCAATCGTCGCCCGATTGGTCATGGAACGAACCGACCATGCCCTTCTGGTGGGGGAGGGCGCTCTGCGTTTCGCCCGCGCCCACGGCCTTCCGGAGGAAAACCTTCTGACCGAAAGAGCCCGCAAAGCCTGGCTGAGATGGAAGGAAAACCTTTCCGACAGAGACAACTGGTTTCCGCCGAAATCCGAACGCCTGGAGGGAGCGCTGCGGGATTATGTCATGACCTATGGAACCATCAACTGCCTGGCCCTCGATGCCGGAGGCGATCTCGCGGGGGTCACGACAACCAGCGGGCTGTCCTATAAAATTCCGGGAAGAGTCGGGGATTCCCCCATTGTCGGGGCGGGACTCTATGTGGACAACACCATCGGGGCCGCAGGCTCGACGGGAAGAGGGGAAGCCAATATGCTCAACTGCGGAAGCTTCAGCGTCGTCCGGTATATGGGAGAAGGTTTGGCGCCGGAAGCCGCCTGTATGAAAGCCCTGGAGGACATCGTCCGGACGACACAACGGCAGCCTAACCTGTTGGACGAGAAAAAACGGCCGCGATTCGGTCTCAATTTCTACGCGCTGAACAAAAAAGGGGAATTCGGCGCCGCCACGATCTGGAGCGGCGCCCGCTTCGCCGTTCACGATGGAAAAGACAACCGGCTGCGGGAATCGGCCTATCTTTTCAAGCGGTCCTGA
- a CDS encoding septal ring lytic transglycosylase RlpA family protein: MRKTTLGLLILLAVWGVSCMRTGVYPGGNIQTGIASWYGPDFHGRPTSSREIYDMNDMTAAHPTLPFDTHVMVANLDNGLSCVVRINDRGPFVKNRIIDLSYAAAKVIDMVGPGTARVRIEVLRHLSPRPSAARFSVQVGSFTSRRNAEAVRKKLSRSYRRVVISRYETPLQVYYRVRIRARDRNDAARLSQKLADGGYTVLVLEEW; the protein is encoded by the coding sequence ATGAGAAAGACAACGCTCGGGCTGCTGATCCTTCTGGCCGTCTGGGGCGTCTCCTGCATGCGGACCGGAGTTTATCCGGGAGGAAACATTCAAACGGGGATCGCTTCCTGGTACGGACCCGATTTCCATGGGCGCCCGACTTCGAGCCGGGAAATCTATGATATGAACGACATGACCGCCGCCCACCCGACCCTTCCTTTCGACACCCACGTCATGGTCGCAAATCTGGACAACGGCCTGTCCTGTGTCGTCCGCATCAACGATCGCGGTCCGTTTGTGAAAAACCGCATCATCGACCTGTCTTATGCCGCCGCCAAGGTCATCGATATGGTGGGACCGGGAACCGCCCGTGTCAGGATTGAGGTCTTGAGGCATCTTTCCCCGCGCCCCTCGGCCGCCCGGTTTTCGGTCCAGGTCGGCTCTTTCACATCCCGAAGAAACGCCGAGGCGGTTAGAAAAAAATTGTCCCGATCCTACCGCAGAGTCGTTATCAGCCGCTATGAAACGCCCCTTCAGGTCTATTACCGCGTTCGGATCCGGGCCCGCGACAGGAATGATGCGGCCCGGCTGTCTCAAAAGCTGGCCGACGGAGGCTATACAGTCCTGGTTCTCGAGGAATGGTAA
- a CDS encoding VanZ family protein, with the protein MKKFLKSVFPFLPAALYYGLIFYVSSRNVEFPLSLPGRHADKALHILEFAVLGWLLAFGFSRIKSLSPRNRAAAVLLTGAVLGILDEVHQSFVPGRHPDLWDIAADIVGIAFGYWVYRIPARFSRKPS; encoded by the coding sequence TTGAAAAAATTTCTGAAATCCGTTTTTCCGTTCCTGCCCGCCGCCCTGTACTATGGTCTCATTTTCTATGTCTCCTCGAGGAACGTGGAGTTTCCTCTCTCTTTGCCGGGTCGTCACGCCGACAAAGCCCTGCATATTTTGGAGTTTGCCGTACTCGGCTGGCTTCTGGCTTTCGGGTTCTCCCGAATTAAAAGCCTATCTCCCCGAAACCGGGCCGCCGCCGTTTTGTTAACCGGCGCCGTGCTGGGGATTCTCGACGAAGTTCATCAGAGCTTCGTTCCCGGGCGCCATCCCGATCTCTGGGACATCGCGGCCGACATCGTCGGGATCGCTTTTGGGTACTGGGTCTATCGAATCCCGGCCCGGTTTTCCCGGAAACCCTCCTGA